GTTCGCGTTGATCGCGCTCGGCCAGACCCTGGTGATCCTCACCGGCGGCATCGACCTGTCGGTCGGCAGCGTGATCGCGGTGTCGGCGATGGCCGGTGCCGCGACCGCCAAGGCCAATCCCGGCCAGGTGTGGATGACCGTGCTGGTCGCCATGTTCGTCGGGCTGTTCGTGGGATGCATCAACGGCGTGCTGGTGTCACGGCTCAACGTGCCGCCGTTCATCGCGACGCTGGGCACGCTGACCGCGGGCTCGGGCATGGCCTATGTGATCGGCGGCGGAGCACCCATCAACGGGCTGCCCGCCGAGTTCGGGGCGATCGCCAACACCAAGATCCTCGGGCTGCAGATCCCGGTGCTGCTGATGATCGTCGCGATCATCGCGTTGGCCGTCATCATGAAACGCACCACCTACGGCCTGCGCGTCTACGCGGTCGGCGGTAATCGGCACGCCGCCGAGATCGCCGGAATCAACGCCAAGAACGTGCTGTTCAGCGTCTACGCGTTCTCCGGGCTGCTGGCCGGGCTGTCGGGGGTGATGCTCGCGTCGCGGGTCATCTCCGGGCCGCCCAACCTGGGTCAGGGTTACGAGCTCGACGCCATCGCCGCGGTGGTGATCGGCGGGGCCAGCCTGATGGGCGGTCGCGGCTCGGTGTGGGGAACCGCGTTGGGCCTGCTGATGATTCAGACACTCAACAACGGACTCGACATCCTGGTGGTGCCCGCCTACTGGCAGGACGTCATCAAGGGTGTGCTGATCGTCTCCGCCGTCGCCGTCGACGTGTGGTCGTCGAGGCGCCGAACTTGACCCCCGCCATGCACGGTTTTTAGAAGTTCACCAACACTCAACGAGAAAGAAGACACATGAGACTGGGTACGAAGATGTTCGCGGTCGCCTCCGCGGCCGCACTGGGCTTCGGCATGACGGCATGCGGTGCCGGCGACACCGAGGCCAACAGCGACACCACCCGCATCGGCGTGTCGGTGTACGACATGAGCTCGTTCATCACCGCGGGCAAGGAGGGCATGGAGGCCTACGCGAAGGACAACAACATCGAATTGGTCTGGAACTCGGCCAATCTCGACGTGTCCACGCAGGCCAGCCAGGTCGACTCGTACATCAACCAGGGTGTCGACGCGATCATCGTGGTCCCGGTCCAGGCGGATTCGCTCGCGCCGCAGGTATCGGCCGCCAAGGCCAAGGGAATTCCGCTCGTTCCCGTCAACGCCGCGCTCGACAGCCCGGACGTGGCGGCCAGTGTCCAGCCCGACGACGTGGCCGCCGGTGCGCAGGAGATGCAGATGATGGCCGACCGCCTGGGCGGTCGCGGCAACATCGTCGTGCTGCAGGGTCCGCTCGGCCAGTCCGGTGAACTCGACCGCAGCAAGGGCATCGAGCAGACGCTGGCGAAGTACCCCGACATCAAGGTGCTGGCCAAGGACACCGCGAACTGGAAGCGCGACGAGGCCGTCAACAAGATGAAGAACTGGATCTCGGGCTTCGGACCGCAGATCGACGGGGTCGTCGCGCAGAACGACGACATGGGTCTCGGTGCGCTGCAGGCCCTCAAGGAGTCGGGCCGTACCGGTGTCCCGGTCGTCGGGATCGACGGCATCGAGGACGGTCTCAACGCCGTCAAGAGCGGTGAGTTCATCGGCACCTCGCTGCAGAACGGCACGGTCGAACTGTCGGCCGGTCTCGCCGTCGCCAACGCGCTCGCCAAGGGGGAGCAGGTCAACACCAAGCCGGTGTACATCATGCCCGCCATCACCAAGGACAACGTCGACGTCGCGATCCAGCACGTGGTGACCGAACGGCAGCAGTTCCTCGACGGCCTCAGCGATCTGACCAAGAAGAACCTCGAGACCGGCGACATCGCCTACGAGGGCATCCCCGGCCAGACGCAGCCCTGAGACATGTCAGACAACCCAGTCGACTTCGACTTCCGTCTTGACGGCAAGGCCGCCCTGGTGACCGGCGGAGCCGCCGGCATCGGGGCGGCCATCGCCGCCGCCTTCGCGCGCAAGGGTGCCCGGGTCGCGGTCGTCGACCTCGATGAGCAGGGCGCGGTCGACGCGGCCGCGGCGCTGCCGACCGAGAGTCGCGGATTCCGTTGCGACGTAGCCGATCCCGATTCGGTGCGCGGCGCCGTCGACGCGGTGCTCGCAGAGTTCGGGCGGATCGACATTCTGGTCAACAGCGCCGGTGTCGCGCTGCTCGCCCCGGCCGCGGAGCTGTCGGTCAAGGCGTGGGACGCGACCATCGACGTCAATCTCAAGGGCACGTTCCTGATGTGCCAGGCGGTCGGGACGTCGATGCTCGAATCGGGCGGCGGGGTCATCGTCAACATGGCGTCGCAGGCGGCCAGCGTCGCGCTCGATCAGCACGTGGCCTACTGCGCGTCGAAATCCGGCGTCGTGGGGGTGACCAAGGTGCTGGCCTCCGAGTGGGGACCACGCGGCGTGCGGGCCAACACGATATCGCCGACGGTGGTGCTGACCGACCTGGGCCGCAAGGCGTGGGAAGGGCCGCACGGCGACGCGTTGAAGAAGCAGATCCCCACGGGCCGGTTCGCCTATCCGGACGAGATCGCCGCCGCCGCAGTGTATCTGGCCTCCGATGCGTCGGCGATGGTCAACGGCGCCGACCTGCTCATCGACGGCGGCTACACCATCAGGTAGCGCGGCTCACCGCCTGATGATCGGGACAATCGCCGAAGCGGTCGTCGAAAACGGTTACAACATGGCGATGGGCATCGATGTCGAGGTCCGCCAGATCGAGGCCGAGGCGGCGCTGTCGGGGTTCGCCAGGGGTTGGCACTGCCTCGGGCTGGTCAAAGATGTCGGGGACGGGAACTCGCGCCAGATTTTGGCGTTCGGCAAGACGCTGGTGGTCGTGTTCCGGGCAGCGGCTGCCGGCTGAACGCGGATCGTCGACGACACCGCGTAGCCGCTCACGGGCGCATCGCCGCCGGAAGGTCGGACACCCACTCATGGCCCCAGTAGCTGTCGGCGGTGATTTCCTCTGCGGTGTAATAGGTCTCGTCGACCCGTATCCCGTCGGTGCCGAACTCGATGTCCCAGTCGCCGGGCGCGCGCACGTAGAACGACACCATCTTGTCGTTGGTGTGCCTGCCCAGCGTGGAGGACAGCTGGAAGCCGTCCTTGTTCACCCGGTCGAGCGCCTGCCCGACCGCGTCGAGGCTGTCGACCTCCACCATCAGGTGGATCAGGCCGGGGTCGCGCAACGTCATCGCCGGACAGATCGCCAGGCTGTGGTGGCGCTCGTTGAGCCCCAGGAACCGCACGCGCAGCGGCCCGAACTCCGGCGGCGTCGGCACCCGAAACGCTCCGCGCGACTTGAAACCCAGTACCTCGGTGTAGAACTGGAACAGGCCGGGCACGTCGAGGGCCGGCAACACGACGTGGCCGAGTCCCTGCGCGCCGGTGACGAACCGGGCGCCAAACGGCGTCACCACCGGGCTGTGGTCGAGCACCGCGCCGTGGAACACCTCGGTGGAGGTGCCCGCGGGATCGTCGAACGCGATCACCTCTTCGACGCGGCGGGCGTCGGCCTCGGCGAGGGACAGGTCCTTGACCGGTATTCCTGCACCGTCGAGGGCGGCCTTGACCCGTGTCAGGGCCGCGTGGTCGCGGACTTCCCACCCGACGGTGACGATCTTGTCGACATCGCCGGGGACCACGATGATGCGGGCCGCGCGTTCGTCCATGCGCAGGTACAGTGCGTCGCTCTCGGGGCCTGAGCCCTCGGCGAAGCCGAGCACCTTGAACGCGAAGTGGCGCCAGCGGTCGATGTCGGTGGCCTGGACCTTGACGTAGCCGAGGCTTTTCAGGTCGCCCATTGCGTCCCTCTAGATCATCGCTCGCAGCGGACCCTGCGGATCCACGCCCAGCGAGCTCAGTGCCGAGGCGTGAAACACCGTGCCCGGCACGTGGATTGCGTGCAGCTGGCCTACGTGCACGTCACGCCAGTACCGCTGCAACGGTTTGTCCATCCGCGCGGCGTTGCCGCCCGAGCGGGCGAAGATCTCGTCGACGGCCGACACGGCGCGCCACACCGCCCGGATCTGGGTGCGGCGCCCGGCGGCCCGGTCCTCGAAGCTGACCTCCTTGCCCGCGGCCACCATGTCGTAGATGCGGTCGGCGTTGGCCAGCAGTTCCTGGCGGGCGGCGTTGATGTCGGCGGCCGCCTCGCCGACGGCGTACATGACATACGGGTCGTCCTTGATCGCGACCCCGCTGGAGTTCACCCGCTCGCACTGATAGTCCAGGTGCGCGGCCAACGCGCCCTCGGCGATCCCGATCGTGGCGGCCGAGATCCCGAGCGGGAACATCGTCGACCACGGCATCAGGTACAGCGGTTCGGTCATGCCGGCTTCGCGCTGCGCGGTGCCGTCCATCACCTTCATCGCGTCCATCGTCCGGTACTCCGGCACGAAGGCGTCTTTGACGATGACATCCTTGGAGCCCGTGCCGCGCAGGCCCACCACGTTCCAGGAGTCCTCGACGATCTGGTAGTCGGGTCGCGGCAGGATCATGTGCAGCATCTGCGGGGGCATCAGCGGTTTGCCGTCGGCGTCTCCGAGCATGGCGCCGAGGATGATCCAGGCGCATGCGTCGGTGCCGGAGCTGAACTGCCAGCGTCCGTTGAAGATGTAGCCGCCGTCGAGCGGCCTGGCCACGCCCTGCGGCGCGTACGGCGATGCCATCCAGGTGTCGATGTCGTCGGCCCAGACTTCGTCGCCGACGCGCGGATCGGCGTAGGCGAGCTGATACGGGTGCACCCCGACCACGCCGTTGATCCAGCCCGCCGCGGGATCCAGCGCCGCGGTGGCCATCACGGTTTCGGCGAACTCGCGCGGGTGCACCTCGTAGCCGCCGTGCTTCTTGGGCTGCAGCAGGCGGATCGAGCCTGCGGCCTTCATCGACTTGACCGTGGCGTCGGTCAACCGTCCGATCTTCTCGGCCTCTTCTGCTTGCTCCCTGAACTGGTCGGCCAGTTCCATCACCCGGTCGAGTACGCGCTCGCTCATGCTGGTGTCCTCACTGTGTGCGTGCGCACGACTGTGTGCCTGCACTTGATGGTCTACCGCACGGCGCGCCTCGCAGGGGGCCGATTCGAGTTCGTTGCCCGCGCCGTCCTACGTGCGTGTGAGAAACGCCAGGACAACGCTTTCCAACGCCTCCTTGGCTTCGATCATCGCCCAGTGCCCGCAGTTGGGGAACACATGCAGTTCGGCCGAGCGCATCGGGATCAACGCCATGTCCAACGGGCTGACCCGGTCGTAACGTCCCCACGTCAACAGGGTGGGTGCGGCGACCTTATGCATCTGCGCCCACGGGAGCGGCGCATCGCTGCTACGCATGAACGCCAACATCTGCGCGAATGCCGCCCTGCCGTACATGCGCCGCGCTGCCGCCAGAGTCTCCGGATCTGTTGCCAGCTGCCAGCGTTCCTCGATCAGCTGTCCGGTGACCAGCGACTGCTCGTAGACCATCGAGTTGAGCCAGTCGACCAACCGCTGCTGCGTCGGGTCCTCCATGAATTCCTGCAGGAGGAAAATGCCTTCGCTGGGGCCGGGACTGAAGATATTCATGCCGATGCCGCCGATGGTGACCCACCGGCCGATGCGGTCGGGATGGTGAATCGCGAAGTTGACCCCGCCGCCGCCCATCGAGTTGCCGATGATGGCGATGCGGTCTATTCCCAACGCATCCAGGAACGGTAAGACCGCGCTCTGCGCGGTGATCATCGGATGACCATCGACGTCGTCGCTGACCCCTAATCCGGGGAAACTCGAGGATCACGCAGCGGAAGCGCTCGGCGAACGTGGGCAGGATGCCCCGACTCGTGCGTTGAAAGCTGCTGTGCCGGGCAGATACTCAGCCTGCCACCGGCTGAGCCTTGGTGTTGGACCCCGGTCGGCCCTTTGGAAACCGTTCAGCAATCGTGAACGGTATGTCCGCGGAAATCACGTGGACGCGAACGGTGACGATCCCGTTCAATGCAGACATGCTGGGTCAGGCGCGCACGGGTGCGGTGATGGCGATCGCCGCGATGCTGTGCGTGCAGACCGGCGCCGCGATCGCGGTCACCCTGATCGACCGGGTGGGAGTGGAGGGCGCGGCCTGGCTGCGGCTGGTCTGGGCCGGTGTGCTGATGCTCGTCATCGTCCGGCCCCGGCCAACGGCGTTCACCTGGGCCACTTTTCGGATGTGTGTCGTGCTCGGCGTGGTGACCGCCGGAATCACGCTGCTGTTCATGGCGGCGCTGGCCCGCATCCCGTTGGGCACGGCGAGCGCTGTCGAGTTCCTCGGCCCGTTGGCGGTGGCGGTGACTCACGGCACCGGTCGCGGCCGACTGCTGTGGCCGGGCCTCGCCGCGCTGGGCGTGCTGCTGCTCACCGAACCGTGGACCGGCGCGGTGGACCCCGTCGGCGTGTTGTACGCGCTGGCGTCGGGGCTGTGCTGGGCGCTCTACATCCTGCTGACGCAGCGGGTCGGCGACCAGGTGGCCGGCATCAACGCGCTCGCGGTGTCGATGCCCGTCGCGGGCCTGGTCGCGACCCTGACCGTCGGACATCTTGTGCTGCCGCGGCTGACCCCGGAGGTGCTGCTGATCGGCATCGGCCTGGCGATCCTGCTGCCGGTGGTGCCGTTCGTCCTCGAACTGATCGCCCTGCGGAAGTTGACCACCGCTGCGTTCGGCACGCTGATGGCGCTCGAACCCGGTTTCGCGATGCTGATCGGGCTGATCGTGCTGACCCAGGTGCCCGGACCGACCGGGGTGATCGGCATGTGCCTCGTCGTCGCCGCGGGAATGGGTGCTGCCCGCGCGGGCGCGCGCACCCCGCCGGTGGTGCCCGCCGAGGTGGGGACCTGACGGGTCGCTGCCGCGCTCTTTTTGCGCCGATTTCGACGCCAGGGCTGTGATCTGCCCGGATTCACGACCCTGACGTCGATCTCGGCGAAGCACGCGCCGCCGACGATAGATTGGGCGCATGGAACGCGGAATCTTCGGCTCACCCCTCGTCGGGGTGGTCAACAAGCTCGTCGTCGGCCTGATCGACGCGCCCGTAGCCGGTGGGTTCGTCCGCAAGGCGATGATCAAGATCCGCTACGTCGGGCGACGTTCGGGCAAGACGATCGAGACCCCGGTCGGATACCGGCGCGACGGAGACGACGTCGTCATCGGCGTGGTGGCGCCCGACAAGAAGGTGTGGTGGCGCAACTTCCTCGACGAGGGCGGGCCCATCACGCTGCTCGGCCTCGACGGCCGTGACCGCAGCGGCCACGCCGTCGCCCACCGTGACGCGCAGGGCCGCGTCGAGGTGCGGGTGACCCTGGGCTAGGTGTCGATCCGCTTGCGCCGGTACAGCGTTCCGAGCGCCAACAGGATCAGGCTGATCACCAGGATCGCGGTCGCGAGCACGTTGATCTGCGGCGGCACCGCCGCCTTGACCGCCGCGTTGACGAACAGCGGGTAAGTGACCGTCGACCCGCTCACGAAGTACGTGATGATGAAGTCGTCGAGGGACAACGCGAACGACAGCATGCCCGCTGCGACGATGCCGGGCACGATCAGCGGCAACGTCACCCTGAAGAACGTGCGGGTCGGGCTCGCGCCCAGATCCATCGACGCATCCTCGAGTGTCCAGTCGAACCCGCGGACCCGCGCGCGGACCGTCATCGCGATGAAGCTCACCTCGAAGGCGATGTGCGCCAACACGATCGTGGTGTAGCCGGTCGCCCACCCCAGGTCCAGGAAGAGCACCAGCAGCGCGGCACCCATCACAACCTCGGGCGCGGTCAGCGGCAGGATGAGGAAGGTGTCGACCGCTCGCTGGCCCCGCCACCGTTGCCGCACAAGGGCTATGGCCACCAGCGAGCCCAGCACCAGCGCGACCGCGGTGGACACCGCCGCGACGTTGATGCTCAGCTTCAACGCCTCGGTCAGCGCCGGATACTTGAACGGGTCGGCCCAGTTGTCGAGGGTGAAGCCCTGCCAGCTGTAGTTGAACTTGCCCTTGGGCTTGTTGAACGAGAACAGCACGATCACGAAGATCGGCAGGAACAGGTAGAGCAGCACCAGGCCCGCGACAATGCGCAGCAGGACGTCGCCCCACCTCGGCGAGCCCTTCACTTTCTTGGCCGGCGCGTCGGAGGTGACGTCGGCCATCGCCTGAAGGGTCATACGAGGTCCTCCGTGCCCAGCGCCCGGGTGTAGAGCAGCACCCCGGCGAGAATGATCGCCATCAGCACCATGCTCAACGCCGCCGCGGCCGGGTAGTCCTTGACCACCAGGAACTGCTGTTGGATCACGTTGCCGATCATCGTGGTCTGTGTGCTGCCGAGATACTCGGCGTTGATGAAGTCACCCGCGGCCGGGATGAACACCAGCAGGCTGCCCGCCAGCAGACCCGGCATCGACAGCGGCAGAATCACTTTGGTGAAACTGCGGGTGTTCGACGAGTACAGGTCCTTGGACGCCTCGATCAACCGCGGGTCGATCTTCTCCAAGCTCACATACAGCGGCAGGATCATGAAGATGATCCAGTTGTAGGTCAGCCCGCCGATCACCGCCCAACTCGTCGACAGCAGCCGCCCGTCGCTGAGCAACCCGAGCGAGTCGAGCGCGCTGACCACCCAACCGTCGTCGGCGAGAATGGTTTTCCACGCGATGGTGCGGATCAGGAACGTGACGAAGAACGGCAGGATCACCAAGCCGAGGATCAAATTCTTGAACCGGCCCGCCTTGAACGCGATCACATACGCCAGCGGAAACGACAGCAGCACACACAGCACCGTCGCGGTGATCGCGTAACCGAACGACCGCAGGATCTGGTCCTGGTACTTGCCGAACGCCTCGGTGTAGTTACTGAAGTCCCACGAGAACGTCAGCGTCGGAAGAAAGATCGACCCGCTCGCCGACGACAACGACGTGCGCGCCAGAGAGAAGAACGGCACGACGAAGAAGATCGCGAGATACACCATCGCGGGCAGGATCATCAGGTAGGGGGCGATCCTGCTGCGCTGGCGGCCGCTGCTGGCAACTCCTGCCATGCATCAACCGCCGGTGACTGCGGCGTACAGGGTGGCGTACTGCTGCTTCTGCTCGTCCTGCAGGGGCGCCCACGCCTTCACCCGGTCCAGGGTTTCCTGCGGCGGGTTGATCAACGCGTTGCTTGCCAGGTTCGGGTCGATCTTGTTGAGCTCCTCGGTCATGTCGGCCAGCACGGGCACGAACTGGGTGAACGCGACCAGCTTCGCGTAATTGGCCTTGTCGTAGACGTAGTCGATGTAGGCCTCGGCCGCCTTCTGGTTCTGGCTGGTGTACGGGATGACCATGGTGTCGAGGAAGTCGGTGCCGCCCGAGTCGGGCACCACGAACTGCAGGTCGGGATTGTCGGCCTGCAGCTGCACGACGTCGCCCGAATATGCCTGGGCGATAACGACATTGCCGGCGGCCAGGTCGTCGGCGTAGTCGTTGCCGGTGAACCGGCGGATCTGGCCCTTGTCGTTCTGCTCGCGAACCAGGTCCACGGCCTTCTGCACCGACTCGGTGCTCGGCGCCGACGGATCACCGCCCTGCGACTGCATGATCATGCCGAGCCCGTCCTGGAAATCGGTGAACAGGCTGACCCGGCCCTTGAACGCCGGATCCCACAGGTCCTCGATGCGGGTGATCTCGCGGCCGGTGGCGGCGCGGTTGTAGGCCAGCCCGACCATGCCGGTCATGTACGGCGCGCTCCACTTGCGGCCCGGGTCCATCTGCGCGTCGAGCATGTCCTTGCGCAGGTTCTTCTTGTTCGGGATGCCGTCGGCGCTGAAGTCGTTGACCCAGCCCAAGTTATGGATCTGCGTGGCCATGAACGAGGTGGGCACCACCAGGTCGGCGCCGATGTCCTGCTTACGCGACAGCGGTTCCTTGGCCTTGGCGAACCATTCCTCGTTGTCGTTGAAGTCTTCCTTGTAGTCGACGGTGATCCCGGACGCCTGCTGGAATCCCGCGATGAAACCGTCGGCCATGTACAGCGGCCAGTTCGAGATGCGCAGCGTGCCGCTGGCGGGGCCACCTTCCTCGGTGGTGCTGCCGGAGGTGCCGCTGTCGGAGCCGCAGGCGGTCAGGATGGTCGGTCCGAGCGCCAGCGCGGCGGCGGCCGCCGCGCCACCACCGAGGAAGCGGCGGCGCGAGGTGCGGTTGGCGGCGAAGCGGGCGAGGCGGGGATCCAACTGGGACATGGCGTCTGAGCCTTTCGTCGAGGGGTGGGGGAGTAGCAGTCGGCGGTTACGAATCGTCGAGCATCTCCTCGAGATCCTCGGTCGTCGGGATGTCGGCGGCGGGCAGCACCAGCGACGCCTCAGGCGCCCAGCACACGTGCACCTGATCGCCCGGGCGCAGCAGCGGCAGCTGCTGTTCGGGTCCGACGTGGGCGACGATGGGCGAGTCGTCCGGCGCCGCCAGCGACAAGCGCACCACCGGCCCCTGGAACGTCAGGTCGGTGACCGTTGCGCGGACGGTGGCGACATCGCCGGCCGGGGCGTCGGTCGACACCCGGACCCGTTCGGGTCGCACCATCAGCGTGGCGTGCCCGCCGGGCTCGATCGTCGTGTCTCCGGGCCGGGCCTTGAGCGTGGTGCCCAACACCTCCACCTCGACGAAGTCGCGGTTGGCGCGGCCGGTCTGCGTCCCTGACCACAGATTCGCCTGCCCGATGAAGCTGGCGACGAAGACCGTCGACGGCCGGTCGTAGATCTCGGTGGGCGTGCCGATCTGGTCCACGTTGCCGGCGTTCATGACCGCGATGCGGTCACTCATCGTCAACGCTTCCTCCTGGTCGTGGGTCACGTAGATGAACGTGATCCCGACCTCGCGCTGGATCCGCTTGAGTTCGAACTGCATCGCGTGACGCAGTTTGAGGTCCAGAGCGCCGAGGGGTTCGTCGAGCAGCAACGCGCTCGGGTAGTTCACCAGCGCCCGCGCCAGCGCGACCCGCTGCTGCTGCCCACCCGAGAGCTGGCCGGGCCGGCGTTCGGCGAAATCGGTGAGCCGCACGATCTCGAGCAACTCATCGACGCGCTTTTTCACCTCCGTTTTGTCGAGTTTCTTGCTGCGCGGCCCGTAGGCGACGTTGTCCCAGACCGACATGTGCGGGAACAGCGCGTAGTGCTGGAAGACGGTGTTGACGTTGCGCTTGTGCGGCGGCACCCGCGACACGTCGGCCCCTTCGAGCCGGATGGCGCCGTCGGTCGGGCTCTCGAACCCGGCGATCATGCGCAGCGTGGTGGTCTTACCGCAGCCGGACGGGCCGAGCATCGAGAAGAACTCCCCGGACGCGATCGAGAAGTCGGCGTCGGCGACGGCGACGTAATCGCCGAAGCGTTTGGTGACGTGGTCGATCTCGATGACGGGCGAACCCTTGGGGCGGGTCGCCCCGTCGTGTCCCGACGATTGGTCGACGGCGGTGATACGTGAACCGGTCAGTGCGGATCCTCCTCCAACAGCCCCCCGAGCTGTGGATAAACAATCGCGGATCGGACGGACCTTCGCAAGCGATTCCGCAACGAATTTACAAATCCACAATGGATTCCTTCGTGCTTTGCCCTGTTCGGCACGGGAAACACGCTTTCTATGGGCGCGCTCACACTCGCCAACTGCGCCAGTCGGCTGCTGCGATCTCGGGCGTCTGTGTCAGTTTCTCAGCTGTGGGCGACCCTGAACGGCGGAAACGCCGTTTACCTGCCCCGCTTTGCCGGGTAACGGACAAGGCATGGCAGCAGTGGATGTTTCGGTGTCGTCGGATCTGAGCCCGCAGGAGGCGTGGGCGCTGGCGTCCGATCTGGGGCGCTTCGACGAGTGGCTGACGATCTTCGGCGGGTGGCGCAGCGAGGTGCCCGCCGTCATCGAGGTCGGCACCTGCGTGTCGTCGCTGATCAAGGTCAAGGGATTTCGGAACACGATCCACTGGCATGTCACCCGCTACGACGAGCCCAAGGTCATCGAGATGGTCGGCCGCGGCCGGCCCGGAATCCGCATCGCGCTGACGCTGTGTGTGCGCGAGGACAAGGGCGGTTCGACGTTCCAGGTGGTCGCCGACCTGTCCGGCGGCCTGTTGAACACCCGGGTGGGCAATCTCGTCGCCAAGGTCATCGAGTCCGACGTGCGCAAGTCGGTGTCGAACCTCGCCGCCTTGCGGTGAGGCTTCTCGCGCCGAGCGCACGCTTCTTGACGGTTCTTCTCGCGCGATATGTACACAACCGTGCGCTCGGCGCAATCGGGGCTCAGCCCCACTCGTGGTTCATGGCGCGGGTTTCGCAGCGCGCCTCGACGGAATCCGTGGGCCGCGCCCGCGGACCGGATACCGCGATCAACACCATCGCCAGCGCGGCGGTGACCGCACCGCCGTAGAAGATCACCTCGAAGCTGCTCTCCATCGGGACGCCGGTGCCGGGCGCCGACCGGCTGAGCAGCACGGCCACCACCGCCGCGGCGATCGAACTGCCGATGGTCCGGGCGATCGCGTTCATGCCCGTCGCCACGCCGGTCTCCTCGGCGTCGACCTCACTGACCACCAGGGCGGGCAGCGCCCCGTAACCCAGGCTGATGTACGCGTTGGCCAGGATGCTCGCCACGATGATCTGCCAGCTCAGTGAGTGTGCCAGCGCGATGAACAGGAACCCGGCGATGCCCGCCATCGCGGCGACGACGAGCACCGGCCGCGCGCCGAACCGGTCGATGAACCTGCCGCTGATCAGCGCGACGACGAAACCGGTGAACGCGCCGGGCAGCAGGTACACCAGGCTGGCCTCCAGCACCGTCGCGCCGAAACCGTAACCCGCGCCCTCGCGGGGAATCTGGACGAACATCGTCAGCCCGAGGAACGCGAAGTACAAGCCCATCCCGACGAAGATGGTGGCGAAATTGGTCAGCATGATCGGCCGGCGGCTCAGCATCGCCGTCGACACCAGCGGCTGGCGGGCCCGGCGCTCCCACCACCACCAGCCGACGAGGACGAGCACACCGCCGACCGCGCACGCGATCGTCG
The window above is part of the Mycolicibacterium rutilum genome. Proteins encoded here:
- a CDS encoding ABC transporter permease → MALRYAMVLVMVLVIAYFSYRSARFGTVDNLVTILVAAAPFALIALGQTLVILTGGIDLSVGSVIAVSAMAGAATAKANPGQVWMTVLVAMFVGLFVGCINGVLVSRLNVPPFIATLGTLTAGSGMAYVIGGGAPINGLPAEFGAIANTKILGLQIPVLLMIVAIIALAVIMKRTTYGLRVYAVGGNRHAAEIAGINAKNVLFSVYAFSGLLAGLSGVMLASRVISGPPNLGQGYELDAIAAVVIGGASLMGGRGSVWGTALGLLMIQTLNNGLDILVVPAYWQDVIKGVLIVSAVAVDVWSSRRRT
- the thpA gene encoding sugar ABC transporter xylitol/D-threitol-binding protein ThpA, which gives rise to MRLGTKMFAVASAAALGFGMTACGAGDTEANSDTTRIGVSVYDMSSFITAGKEGMEAYAKDNNIELVWNSANLDVSTQASQVDSYINQGVDAIIVVPVQADSLAPQVSAAKAKGIPLVPVNAALDSPDVAASVQPDDVAAGAQEMQMMADRLGGRGNIVVLQGPLGQSGELDRSKGIEQTLAKYPDIKVLAKDTANWKRDEAVNKMKNWISGFGPQIDGVVAQNDDMGLGALQALKESGRTGVPVVGIDGIEDGLNAVKSGEFIGTSLQNGTVELSAGLAVANALAKGEQVNTKPVYIMPAITKDNVDVAIQHVVTERQQFLDGLSDLTKKNLETGDIAYEGIPGQTQP
- a CDS encoding SDR family oxidoreductase, whose amino-acid sequence is MSDNPVDFDFRLDGKAALVTGGAAGIGAAIAAAFARKGARVAVVDLDEQGAVDAAAALPTESRGFRCDVADPDSVRGAVDAVLAEFGRIDILVNSAGVALLAPAAELSVKAWDATIDVNLKGTFLMCQAVGTSMLESGGGVIVNMASQAASVALDQHVAYCASKSGVVGVTKVLASEWGPRGVRANTISPTVVLTDLGRKAWEGPHGDALKKQIPTGRFAYPDEIAAAAVYLASDASAMVNGADLLIDGGYTIR
- the bphC gene encoding biphenyl-2,3-diol 1,2-dioxygenase — translated: MGDLKSLGYVKVQATDIDRWRHFAFKVLGFAEGSGPESDALYLRMDERAARIIVVPGDVDKIVTVGWEVRDHAALTRVKAALDGAGIPVKDLSLAEADARRVEEVIAFDDPAGTSTEVFHGAVLDHSPVVTPFGARFVTGAQGLGHVVLPALDVPGLFQFYTEVLGFKSRGAFRVPTPPEFGPLRVRFLGLNERHHSLAICPAMTLRDPGLIHLMVEVDSLDAVGQALDRVNKDGFQLSSTLGRHTNDKMVSFYVRAPGDWDIEFGTDGIRVDETYYTAEEITADSYWGHEWVSDLPAAMRP
- a CDS encoding acyl-CoA dehydrogenase family protein translates to MSERVLDRVMELADQFREQAEEAEKIGRLTDATVKSMKAAGSIRLLQPKKHGGYEVHPREFAETVMATAALDPAAGWINGVVGVHPYQLAYADPRVGDEVWADDIDTWMASPYAPQGVARPLDGGYIFNGRWQFSSGTDACAWIILGAMLGDADGKPLMPPQMLHMILPRPDYQIVEDSWNVVGLRGTGSKDVIVKDAFVPEYRTMDAMKVMDGTAQREAGMTEPLYLMPWSTMFPLGISAATIGIAEGALAAHLDYQCERVNSSGVAIKDDPYVMYAVGEAAADINAARQELLANADRIYDMVAAGKEVSFEDRAAGRRTQIRAVWRAVSAVDEIFARSGGNAARMDKPLQRYWRDVHVGQLHAIHVPGTVFHASALSSLGVDPQGPLRAMI
- a CDS encoding EamA family transporter, whose amino-acid sequence is MLGQARTGAVMAIAAMLCVQTGAAIAVTLIDRVGVEGAAWLRLVWAGVLMLVIVRPRPTAFTWATFRMCVVLGVVTAGITLLFMAALARIPLGTASAVEFLGPLAVAVTHGTGRGRLLWPGLAALGVLLLTEPWTGAVDPVGVLYALASGLCWALYILLTQRVGDQVAGINALAVSMPVAGLVATLTVGHLVLPRLTPEVLLIGIGLAILLPVVPFVLELIALRKLTTAAFGTLMALEPGFAMLIGLIVLTQVPGPTGVIGMCLVVAAGMGAARAGARTPPVVPAEVGT
- a CDS encoding PNPOx family protein, which produces MERGIFGSPLVGVVNKLVVGLIDAPVAGGFVRKAMIKIRYVGRRSGKTIETPVGYRRDGDDVVIGVVAPDKKVWWRNFLDEGGPITLLGLDGRDRSGHAVAHRDAQGRVEVRVTLG
- a CDS encoding ABC transporter permease yields the protein MTLQAMADVTSDAPAKKVKGSPRWGDVLLRIVAGLVLLYLFLPIFVIVLFSFNKPKGKFNYSWQGFTLDNWADPFKYPALTEALKLSINVAAVSTAVALVLGSLVAIALVRQRWRGQRAVDTFLILPLTAPEVVMGAALLVLFLDLGWATGYTTIVLAHIAFEVSFIAMTVRARVRGFDWTLEDASMDLGASPTRTFFRVTLPLIVPGIVAAGMLSFALSLDDFIITYFVSGSTVTYPLFVNAAVKAAVPPQINVLATAILVISLILLALGTLYRRKRIDT